In a genomic window of Streptomyces sp. NBC_01231:
- a CDS encoding helix-turn-helix domain-containing protein, which produces MSSDAREWVWEHSSSRGTARLVLLSIADRVPDEQCAAWASISSLMERTNASRTAVRDALDKLTKSGELELRDDLQGPQRTTVYRLPLAAAFLAKAKAAEEEDPASRSSPASEEDGVPELRVEELRWYGIWPKVGSASGPSRRVPTGTDSGPPRRNSTRRRYGFRPSQGSDSDPQNRSEPKVNRKDSSSTAVTSASEWQVDPATHAWAREQGHLTRLGEDGLRSADSKWRAHRAAWKPRSAGVWAADWRAWVAREHTSGRPNLYALPGSGPTPASGMTRAEAHTAALLAALDEPTRTE; this is translated from the coding sequence ATGAGCAGCGACGCCCGCGAGTGGGTGTGGGAGCACAGTTCCAGCCGCGGAACCGCCCGTCTGGTCCTGCTGTCGATCGCTGACCGAGTGCCCGACGAGCAGTGCGCCGCCTGGGCCTCGATCTCCAGCCTGATGGAGCGCACAAACGCGAGCCGGACCGCAGTACGCGACGCCCTCGACAAGCTCACCAAAAGCGGTGAACTTGAGCTGCGTGACGACCTCCAGGGCCCGCAGCGCACGACGGTCTATCGGCTGCCCCTCGCTGCGGCGTTCCTGGCCAAGGCCAAGGCCGCCGAGGAAGAGGACCCGGCCTCGAGATCCTCGCCGGCCTCGGAGGAGGACGGGGTGCCCGAGCTGAGGGTCGAGGAGCTTCGGTGGTACGGAATCTGGCCCAAGGTCGGGTCGGCTTCCGGTCCCTCCCGCCGGGTTCCGACCGGTACGGATTCCGGCCCCCCGCGACGGAATTCGACCCGCCGACGGTACGGATTCCGCCCCTCCCAGGGATCGGATTCCGACCCCCAGAACCGTAGTGAACCGAAGGTGAACCGTAAGGACAGCAGTAGTACTGCCGTCACCTCGGCCAGCGAATGGCAGGTCGACCCAGCCACCCATGCCTGGGCTCGCGAGCAAGGCCACCTCACCCGCCTCGGCGAGGACGGCCTGCGCTCGGCGGACTCGAAGTGGCGCGCCCATCGGGCTGCATGGAAGCCCCGATCGGCAGGCGTCTGGGCTGCCGACTGGAGGGCGTGGGTCGCCCGAGAGCACACATCGGGCCGCCCGAACCTCTACGCCCTGCCCGGCAGCGGGCCCACCCCGGCAAGCGGCATGACCCGCGCCGAGGCCCACACCGCCGCCCTCCTCGCCGCCCTTGACGAGCCGACCCGAACGGAGTAG
- a CDS encoding helix-turn-helix domain-containing protein, whose translation MDTLELLAHPVRLRVVHALRGGRALTTGQLCALIPDVSKATVYRHVDLLAAGGILDVADERRVRGAVERRYRLRQEHADIDTETARALTPQHHERAFTAAMAALVAEFGAYLQREDSDPVDDLVGYRQHGIWLNKDELVALIGAMQAAIAPLLANEASQERTRYLLSPILFPAEQTDQKDPL comes from the coding sequence ATGGACACCTTGGAACTCCTGGCACATCCCGTCCGCCTCCGCGTGGTCCACGCACTGCGCGGCGGGCGGGCCCTGACCACCGGGCAGTTGTGCGCTCTGATCCCGGACGTGTCCAAGGCGACCGTCTACCGGCACGTCGACCTTCTCGCCGCGGGCGGCATCCTCGACGTCGCCGACGAACGGCGAGTGCGGGGCGCCGTAGAACGCCGCTACCGGCTACGGCAGGAACACGCGGACATCGACACGGAAACCGCGCGTGCACTCACCCCGCAGCACCACGAGCGGGCATTCACCGCCGCCATGGCCGCCCTGGTCGCGGAGTTCGGCGCTTACCTGCAGCGCGAAGACAGCGATCCCGTGGACGACCTCGTCGGCTACCGGCAGCACGGGATCTGGCTGAACAAGGACGAACTCGTAGCACTGATCGGCGCGATGCAAGCCGCGATCGCACCCCTCCTCGCCAACGAAGCCTCGCAGGAACGCACCCGCTACCTCCTCAGCCCCATCCTGTTCCCCGCCGAACAGACCGACCAGAAAGACCCGCTGTAG
- a CDS encoding MobC family plasmid mobilization relaxosome protein, whose amino-acid sequence MTVGARAAGLTVAGFLARSALSAAHDVDRTASTIAGEREVIAEFFAARRHLGHVGNNLNQITRAINAGAHPPELDVVIAATERAVQRVQHATDQLLAQN is encoded by the coding sequence GTGACCGTCGGCGCCAGGGCAGCAGGCCTCACCGTCGCCGGCTTCCTCGCCCGCTCCGCCCTCAGCGCCGCTCACGACGTCGACCGGACCGCCAGCACGATCGCCGGAGAACGAGAGGTGATCGCCGAGTTCTTCGCCGCCCGCCGGCACCTCGGCCACGTCGGCAACAACCTCAACCAAATCACCCGCGCGATCAACGCCGGAGCCCACCCGCCCGAACTCGACGTCGTCATCGCAGCCACTGAGCGTGCCGTCCAACGTGTCCAGCACGCCACCGACCAGCTCCTTGCACAGAACTAG
- a CDS encoding aminoglycoside phosphotransferase family protein encodes MPGPTLHGIAHPPEHQQLFFHQIGALAAAIHRSAVPLLADEGVPALAKAERHLEAARPNLHPGEEEFIRQIVARAKEVPLLDRVQTHGDFQLRNLLLDDNDSLAVIDFERSEPGPAIRDLVRLSDAWATQPRLHDAFMSGYGRALTPAEEERFVVDSTLDALSGIQYGATHADAETQERGHRTLARLRSQDRNGRTTSNGGTRA; translated from the coding sequence GTGCCCGGCCCGACCCTGCACGGCATCGCACACCCGCCCGAGCACCAACAGCTTTTCTTCCACCAGATCGGCGCCCTGGCCGCGGCGATTCACCGCAGCGCAGTACCGCTCCTCGCGGATGAAGGAGTGCCTGCTCTCGCGAAGGCCGAGCGGCACCTGGAAGCAGCCCGCCCCAATCTGCACCCGGGGGAAGAGGAGTTCATCCGCCAGATCGTGGCGCGCGCCAAGGAGGTTCCGCTCCTGGACCGCGTGCAGACACACGGAGACTTCCAGCTGCGCAATCTGCTGCTGGACGACAACGACAGCCTCGCAGTGATCGACTTCGAACGCAGCGAGCCCGGCCCGGCCATCCGCGACCTGGTCCGCCTCTCGGACGCCTGGGCCACCCAGCCGCGCCTCCACGACGCCTTCATGTCCGGCTACGGCCGCGCACTCACCCCAGCCGAAGAAGAACGCTTCGTCGTCGACTCCACGCTCGACGCCCTCTCCGGAATCCAGTACGGCGCCACCCACGCCGACGCCGAAACACAAGAGCGCGGCCACCGCACCCTGGCGCGCCTGCGATCCCAAGACCGCAACGGACGGACCACATCCAACGGAGGCACGCGTGCCTGA
- a CDS encoding helix-turn-helix domain-containing protein — protein MKESTEGQMNPKGLMDRLNRLFDTVHPPDRGPYSNAEVAELMEARGLGTVSGQYLWLLRTGKRDNPTKRHLEALAAFFGVDPAYWFDDVVAEKTVQELELLALLRDTKIKNLLLRLTDVSADGKDAVLGIVDSVRKSEGLPPSSGA, from the coding sequence ATGAAAGAGTCGACTGAAGGCCAGATGAACCCCAAGGGGCTCATGGATCGCCTAAACCGCCTGTTCGACACAGTGCACCCGCCCGATCGAGGCCCTTACAGCAACGCGGAAGTGGCCGAGCTGATGGAGGCGCGTGGGCTCGGGACCGTGTCGGGTCAGTACCTGTGGCTTCTGCGGACGGGGAAACGGGACAATCCGACGAAGCGTCATCTCGAAGCGCTCGCAGCGTTCTTCGGGGTGGATCCCGCCTATTGGTTCGACGATGTTGTCGCTGAAAAGACCGTGCAGGAGCTTGAGTTGCTCGCCCTGCTTCGCGACACGAAGATCAAGAACCTTCTTCTCCGCCTCACCGACGTGTCCGCAGACGGGAAGGATGCCGTCCTGGGGATCGTCGACAGCGTCCGGAAATCAGAGGGCTTGCCGCCCTCAAGTGGCGCGTAA
- a CDS encoding DUF317 domain-containing protein has product MEAPLHSNHPFDPSTPNRRTQPMYWVGPRYLAGDDGRLYDAVADTLAGLGWTSLAIVRGRQEPDEVPEDRQVLRSTVLHISPDTLRWAQWVLPDEPFQLGELPIAWQVSAREHTDSPLAQWSAYFTPDIPGEVLSDFLLALDARDRPTMAFTRPELVLDAVTAHGWFRDVDHPDAGATDPTFISHLRFSEVPPLIQDADPRVLTVEADERGPAGWQAWAEPVLGAPCMWAASFGASVPHDVVAAFAASLSSTTPVLRRLLPESTRDRLLRAPAE; this is encoded by the coding sequence TTGGAGGCGCCCCTGCATTCCAACCACCCATTCGACCCGTCCACCCCCAACCGCCGTACGCAGCCGATGTACTGGGTCGGTCCCCGGTACTTGGCTGGTGACGACGGACGTCTCTACGACGCCGTCGCCGACACCCTTGCCGGACTCGGCTGGACGAGCCTGGCGATCGTCCGCGGACGCCAGGAGCCCGATGAGGTGCCGGAGGACCGGCAGGTCCTGCGCAGCACCGTCCTCCACATCAGCCCCGATACTCTCCGGTGGGCCCAGTGGGTGCTGCCGGACGAGCCGTTCCAGCTCGGCGAGTTGCCGATCGCCTGGCAGGTCTCGGCCCGCGAGCACACCGACAGCCCGCTCGCGCAGTGGTCTGCATACTTCACCCCCGATATCCCAGGCGAGGTTCTCTCCGACTTTCTCCTCGCGCTCGATGCCCGCGACCGGCCAACCATGGCGTTCACCAGACCGGAGCTGGTCCTTGACGCTGTCACCGCGCACGGCTGGTTCCGTGACGTCGACCATCCTGACGCGGGAGCCACGGACCCGACCTTCATCTCCCACCTCCGCTTCAGCGAGGTGCCACCTCTCATCCAGGACGCCGACCCCCGTGTCCTGACCGTCGAGGCGGACGAGCGGGGGCCTGCCGGATGGCAGGCATGGGCAGAGCCCGTGCTGGGTGCGCCTTGCATGTGGGCCGCGTCCTTCGGCGCTAGCGTGCCGCACGATGTCGTCGCCGCCTTCGCCGCCTCTCTCAGCTCCACCACACCGGTCCTGCGCCGGCTGCTGCCTGAGAGCACGCGGGACCGACTCCTGCGCGCCCCGGCCGAATGA
- a CDS encoding secondary metabolite protein — MHQDHIIAHEFSHLLLGHHETRPVSALAPAVIASVDPATVQMMLGRTKYDEAEERETESLASLLQSRIINRWLRSDESSGDAVQDRVTHTLLRRREARQ, encoded by the coding sequence ATGCATCAGGATCACATCATCGCCCACGAGTTCAGCCACCTACTGCTCGGCCACCACGAAACCCGCCCGGTGTCCGCACTGGCCCCGGCCGTCATCGCCAGCGTGGACCCGGCCACCGTGCAGATGATGTTGGGACGCACCAAGTACGACGAGGCCGAGGAACGGGAGACGGAGTCTCTCGCCTCGCTGCTCCAGAGCCGGATCATCAACCGCTGGCTGCGCAGCGATGAGTCCTCTGGTGACGCGGTTCAAGACCGGGTCACGCACACGCTGCTGCGCCGGCGGGAGGCACGGCAGTGA
- a CDS encoding dienelactone hydrolase family protein, whose translation MQTAEETAALVVEWARDGRFRKIAALFAPPLRAALTAETLQAVWLAETAGNGPVTDLGEPSSEHLQPDLIRVSVPVVCERGHFTVVMSVDSAGLLNGLRLAPPACDPWAAPSYADPDAFEEHDVTVGAGALAVAGTVTVPRGDGPWPGVVLLSGGGPFDRDATSGPNKPLKDLAWGLASRGVAVLRHDKVTFTHAAEVAAADDFTMTREYVPYAVAAVRLLQKEPRVDAGRVFVAGHSMGGKVAPRVAEAEPSVAGVVIMAGDAEPMHRAAVRVVGHLAALDPGPHSEAVLAEITRQAATVETALSPRTPREDLPFGLPASYWLDLRSYDPVATAARLDKPVLILQGGRDYQVTVEDDLSLWREGLTGRPDVTIQIHEADDHLFFPGAGPSTPAGYMAPQHVDAAVIMDVAAWVTGRLQREPWNQAETPPANQVT comes from the coding sequence ATGCAGACTGCTGAGGAGACCGCCGCGTTGGTGGTCGAGTGGGCACGCGATGGCCGTTTCAGGAAGATCGCTGCTCTGTTCGCCCCGCCGTTGCGTGCTGCGCTGACCGCCGAGACACTCCAGGCGGTCTGGCTCGCCGAGACCGCGGGAAACGGTCCGGTCACAGACCTCGGCGAACCGTCGAGCGAGCACCTGCAGCCGGACCTGATCCGTGTCAGTGTTCCCGTGGTCTGTGAGCGGGGACATTTCACCGTCGTCATGTCGGTCGACTCCGCCGGCCTGCTGAACGGGCTGCGCCTCGCGCCCCCTGCCTGCGACCCATGGGCGGCACCCTCCTACGCGGATCCGGACGCCTTCGAGGAGCACGACGTCACGGTCGGAGCGGGTGCTCTGGCCGTGGCCGGAACCGTCACCGTTCCGCGTGGCGACGGCCCGTGGCCCGGTGTCGTGCTGCTCAGCGGCGGAGGTCCCTTCGACCGGGACGCGACCAGCGGACCCAACAAGCCCCTGAAGGACCTCGCCTGGGGTCTGGCCAGCCGTGGCGTGGCGGTGCTGCGCCACGACAAGGTGACCTTCACGCACGCGGCGGAGGTGGCTGCCGCGGACGACTTCACGATGACACGCGAGTACGTTCCCTATGCCGTTGCCGCCGTGCGCCTGCTCCAAAAGGAGCCGCGCGTCGATGCCGGCCGGGTGTTCGTCGCCGGGCACAGCATGGGTGGCAAGGTCGCCCCACGGGTCGCCGAGGCTGAGCCGTCCGTCGCGGGCGTCGTGATCATGGCGGGGGACGCCGAGCCCATGCACCGCGCGGCCGTCCGGGTCGTGGGTCACCTCGCCGCTCTCGACCCCGGCCCGCACTCCGAGGCGGTCCTTGCGGAGATCACCCGCCAGGCCGCGACCGTCGAGACCGCCCTGTCACCCCGTACGCCCCGGGAGGACCTGCCCTTCGGTCTTCCTGCCTCGTACTGGCTCGACCTGCGCTCCTATGACCCAGTTGCCACCGCCGCCCGCTTGGACAAGCCGGTGCTGATCCTCCAGGGCGGACGCGACTACCAGGTCACCGTCGAGGACGACTTGTCCCTCTGGCGCGAGGGGCTGACCGGGCGTCCGGACGTCACCATCCAGATCCACGAAGCCGACGACCACCTCTTCTTCCCAGGGGCAGGACCGTCGACGCCCGCCGGGTACATGGCACCCCAGCACGTCGACGCGGCGGTCATCATGGACGTCGCCGCATGGGTTACAGGCCGGCTTCAGCGCGAACCCTGGAACCAGGCGGAAACGCCCCCGGCGAACCAGGTCACCTGA
- a CDS encoding ATP-binding protein yields the protein MSESTAVLLIGITGSGKTHLAQALSARGVVRLSVDEEVHRLHGRYGVDYPEHEYFEREAPAVETVRARLTELLRAGRSVVLDHGLWRRSDRDEWKKTVRAAGGRPLLVYLPASKEALLQRLATRNQRRDANALTVTPEALDDFFSRFEPPADVEGAVTYNGDVEVIRSMVR from the coding sequence GTGAGCGAGTCGACCGCCGTCCTGCTCATCGGGATCACCGGCTCCGGCAAGACGCACCTTGCACAGGCCCTCTCGGCGAGGGGCGTTGTCCGTCTCAGCGTTGACGAGGAGGTTCACCGCCTCCACGGCCGGTACGGCGTCGACTACCCCGAGCACGAATATTTCGAGCGCGAGGCCCCCGCGGTCGAGACCGTACGAGCACGACTTACGGAGCTGCTGCGCGCCGGCCGTTCCGTCGTCCTCGACCACGGCCTCTGGCGTCGTTCCGATCGCGACGAGTGGAAGAAGACCGTCCGGGCCGCGGGAGGACGCCCACTGCTCGTCTACCTGCCGGCGTCCAAGGAGGCCCTCCTGCAGCGCCTCGCCACACGCAACCAGCGCCGAGATGCCAATGCGCTGACCGTGACTCCCGAAGCCTTGGACGACTTCTTCTCCCGGTTCGAACCGCCTGCCGACGTTGAAGGCGCAGTCACCTACAACGGTGACGTAGAGGTCATCCGCTCTATGGTGCGATGA
- a CDS encoding mobilization protein, with protein sequence MIPRIQKRGQRTLGLLYYLYGPGKYEEHTDPHLVASWDHSAPDPGRDESATLKQLQQLLDQPLENIDAPERPKKHVWHLSVRNAAEDRILRDDEWSDIARRMVTAAGIDDPEQGPGCRWAAVRHAHDHIHIVATLVREDGYKPDLDHDAARVQAQARILEVELGLRNLNKGDGTAAKRPTSAERHKADRQGRERTAREELRETVRRAVAGVTGEDEFFDRLTAAGLLIHKRVAPSGDLLGYKVALPDDRNAQDEPVFYPGARLAPDLSLPRIRERWSADSHAHSTAPREQAPSGPAAARRHTASAAWQAVLIFEHGDEAVAAAHIAAAGEVLDALAKTSAAHTRSELREAAWAFERASRSHVRAERGHDQALRLAARDLIRSGPVLGRGEDGATTAMAIDMLFFLITAAAHWHAKKNHAQQAAAALQTAEYLRTAYQAAASQPLGALYQRGRRLNRPVQQRQTVVLRGALPELAEHILAEPGWYALAATLADAERAGHDPATLLTEAAGQRELNSADSISDVLVWRLRRAADLPADTSAMALGGHETDLGTGRAKRPAQGRSGSRSPRQ encoded by the coding sequence ATGATCCCCAGGATCCAGAAGCGCGGGCAGCGCACCCTCGGCCTCCTCTACTACCTCTACGGACCAGGCAAGTACGAGGAGCACACGGACCCGCACCTGGTCGCGTCCTGGGACCACAGCGCACCCGACCCTGGCCGGGACGAGTCGGCCACGCTCAAGCAGCTCCAGCAGCTGCTCGACCAGCCACTGGAAAACATCGACGCGCCCGAACGGCCCAAGAAGCACGTCTGGCACCTGTCCGTACGTAACGCCGCAGAGGACCGCATTCTCAGGGACGACGAATGGAGTGACATCGCCCGCCGCATGGTCACCGCCGCCGGCATCGACGACCCTGAGCAGGGCCCAGGCTGCCGGTGGGCAGCCGTCCGGCACGCCCACGATCACATCCACATCGTCGCCACCCTCGTCCGCGAGGACGGCTACAAGCCCGACCTCGACCACGACGCCGCCCGAGTCCAGGCCCAAGCCCGCATCCTCGAAGTGGAGTTGGGACTGCGCAACCTCAACAAGGGCGACGGCACTGCTGCAAAACGTCCCACCAGCGCCGAACGCCACAAGGCCGACCGCCAGGGCCGAGAACGAACAGCACGGGAAGAGCTGCGCGAGACCGTACGCCGCGCGGTGGCCGGCGTGACGGGCGAGGACGAGTTCTTCGACCGGCTGACCGCCGCAGGATTGCTGATCCACAAGCGGGTTGCCCCATCCGGCGACCTGCTCGGATACAAGGTCGCCCTGCCCGACGACCGCAACGCCCAGGACGAGCCCGTGTTCTACCCCGGCGCACGGCTCGCGCCAGACCTGTCCCTCCCCCGCATCCGGGAACGCTGGTCCGCCGACAGCCACGCCCACAGCACTGCGCCGAGGGAGCAGGCGCCGAGCGGCCCGGCCGCTGCCCGTCGGCATACTGCCTCGGCCGCCTGGCAGGCCGTGCTGATCTTCGAGCACGGCGACGAGGCCGTGGCCGCCGCACACATAGCGGCAGCCGGCGAGGTCCTGGACGCGCTGGCGAAGACCTCCGCCGCTCACACCCGTAGCGAGCTGCGGGAAGCAGCCTGGGCGTTCGAGCGGGCCTCCCGCTCGCATGTCCGTGCCGAGCGCGGTCATGACCAGGCTCTTCGGCTGGCCGCACGGGACCTCATCCGCAGCGGTCCCGTGCTCGGACGCGGCGAGGACGGCGCGACTACAGCGATGGCGATCGACATGTTGTTCTTCCTCATCACGGCCGCCGCCCACTGGCACGCGAAGAAGAATCACGCTCAGCAGGCTGCCGCCGCCCTACAGACCGCCGAATATCTGCGCACCGCTTACCAGGCCGCCGCCTCGCAGCCCCTCGGCGCTCTCTACCAGCGCGGCCGACGTCTCAACCGCCCCGTCCAGCAGCGGCAGACAGTGGTGTTGCGCGGGGCACTGCCGGAGCTGGCAGAGCACATCCTCGCCGAGCCCGGCTGGTATGCCCTCGCCGCCACTCTCGCCGACGCCGAGAGGGCCGGCCACGACCCAGCCACCCTCCTCACCGAAGCGGCCGGGCAACGGGAATTGAACAGCGCGGACTCGATCAGTGACGTACTCGTGTGGCGGCTGCGCCGGGCCGCCGACCTTCCCGCAGACACCTCCGCTATGGCCCTCGGCGGCCACGAAACAGACCTGGGTACTGGCCGCGCGAAGCGACCCGCGCAGGGGCGATCCGGATCTCGTAGCCCTAGGCAATAA
- a CDS encoding NUDIX domain-containing protein: MHLLGRYYRQVEAGRKTIEVRVATSQKRAVAVGDTVVFHDRDTGRELDIIVQRITPYPSFEDLLSSEDTMRIDPDGPPGELLANLRSIYPPAKEALGVLALAFDHRPSRPGRPMPMTPTQYAQTVPHHTVYGCLYIRDEHDRPIQLRSVYGSRLWQFPGGNLDAAGEDPLQTARREAVEETGLELGLKTPKLLLTHFLHAGPRLPLNKVGLIFDGGQLTADQLGQIRLDPAEHDMWAVHDLATWQELMAPRAFARLDFSELTR, from the coding sequence ATGCACCTGCTCGGGCGGTACTACCGCCAAGTGGAAGCAGGCCGGAAGACGATCGAAGTGAGAGTGGCCACCTCGCAGAAGCGCGCCGTCGCAGTCGGCGACACGGTCGTCTTCCACGACCGGGACACCGGGCGGGAACTCGACATCATCGTGCAGCGGATCACCCCATACCCCTCCTTCGAGGATCTGCTCAGCTCGGAGGACACCATGCGCATCGACCCGGACGGGCCGCCCGGAGAGCTGCTCGCCAACCTCCGCAGCATCTACCCGCCGGCCAAGGAAGCGCTCGGCGTTCTCGCCCTCGCATTCGACCACCGCCCTTCCCGGCCCGGCCGCCCCATGCCGATGACGCCCACGCAGTACGCGCAGACCGTCCCCCACCACACGGTGTACGGCTGCCTGTACATCCGCGACGAACACGACCGGCCGATCCAGCTCCGCTCGGTCTACGGCTCGAGACTCTGGCAGTTCCCGGGCGGCAACCTGGACGCCGCAGGCGAGGACCCGCTACAGACCGCACGGCGCGAGGCGGTCGAGGAGACGGGCCTCGAACTTGGTCTGAAAACGCCGAAGCTGCTCCTGACGCACTTCCTGCACGCCGGGCCGCGCCTGCCGCTGAACAAGGTGGGGCTCATCTTCGACGGAGGCCAGCTGACCGCCGACCAGCTCGGCCAAATCCGCCTCGATCCCGCAGAGCACGACATGTGGGCCGTCCACGACCTCGCCACCTGGCAGGAGCTGATGGCGCCGCGCGCCTTCGCCCGCCTCGACTTCTCCGAACTAACTCGCTAG
- a CDS encoding WhiB family transcriptional regulator, which produces MRTITTHDAPATGLRGIGDTSWHTRSVCDGMDPEDADATFFPLPRDHEAIAEAKELCAQCPVRRDCLNYALENDLKEGVWGGLTEAERRPWHDGLPTRLDYSRVLAVFQGRDVHLTSAERQVVIDHAYVRGWRADRLAVALQISHKHARDLLTQAANKIFDRDLTHGVPPRRRKKRKQSKPTTSKPAPGQPAQERPVSRP; this is translated from the coding sequence TTGCGCACCATCACCACGCACGATGCGCCTGCTACCGGCCTGCGCGGCATAGGCGACACAAGTTGGCACACGCGCAGCGTGTGCGACGGCATGGACCCAGAAGACGCCGACGCCACCTTCTTCCCGCTGCCCCGGGACCATGAGGCCATCGCCGAGGCCAAGGAACTGTGCGCCCAGTGCCCCGTCCGCCGCGACTGCCTCAACTACGCCCTCGAAAACGACCTCAAGGAAGGCGTGTGGGGCGGGCTCACCGAAGCCGAACGCCGCCCTTGGCACGACGGGCTACCCACGCGCCTCGACTACAGCCGGGTGCTCGCGGTCTTCCAGGGCCGCGACGTGCACCTCACCTCCGCCGAGCGCCAAGTCGTCATCGACCACGCCTACGTCCGAGGCTGGCGCGCCGACCGGCTCGCCGTCGCCTTGCAGATCAGTCACAAGCACGCCCGCGACCTGCTGACCCAAGCCGCCAACAAGATATTCGACCGGGACCTCACCCACGGCGTCCCGCCAAGGCGGAGGAAGAAGCGGAAGCAGTCGAAGCCGACCACGAGCAAGCCCGCGCCCGGCCAGCCCGCCCAGGAACGGCCAGTGTCCCGCCCGTGA
- a CDS encoding amidase family protein, whose protein sequence is MTTDLTRQPAHVQLQALNRREISSRELLDLHLAKIDASQINAVVTRDDSAARAAAHAADERRARNESTGVLDGLPLTIKDSFETAGLRTTSGAEDLADHVPTRDADAVARLRHQGVVIMGKTNTPAYCQDLHTDNALFGPTLNPHDPKHTTGGSSGGPAAAVAAHLTPADLGSDLAGSLRLPAHYCGVYGLRPTHGLIPARGHIPRPPGWITSSDMVTPGPLARHPRDLDLLLAALTTPTPDENTPWRATLPTAQRPIGQLRVAVWVDEASCAVDRNTADAVAALEGTLASAGASVHRAAGPVGFAESLRLFEQLLHATTTAATDDAAGAAELAAARDLHPDDASPRAAILRHRTQTHRAWLRANEERLRLQPTWHRFFANGQYDVLITPAAPTAAIPAGSRSLTVDGAERSFFDQTGWANLTSHVGLPSLVMPIAHGADGLPIGVQLVGPAYADRTLLALAEHLALLLEGTAEGVIAP, encoded by the coding sequence ATGACGACTGACCTCACCCGCCAGCCCGCGCACGTTCAACTCCAGGCACTGAACCGTCGAGAGATCTCCAGCCGCGAACTGCTTGACCTCCACCTCGCCAAGATAGACGCCAGCCAGATCAACGCTGTCGTCACCCGCGACGACAGCGCGGCCCGAGCCGCCGCGCACGCAGCCGACGAACGCCGCGCCCGCAACGAGAGCACCGGCGTCCTCGACGGCCTTCCCCTCACGATCAAGGACAGCTTCGAGACGGCCGGCCTCCGCACCACCAGCGGCGCCGAGGATCTCGCCGACCACGTCCCCACACGCGACGCCGACGCGGTCGCCCGGCTCCGCCACCAGGGTGTCGTCATCATGGGCAAGACCAACACCCCGGCGTACTGCCAGGACCTGCACACCGACAACGCCCTGTTCGGGCCCACGCTCAACCCGCACGACCCCAAGCACACCACCGGCGGCTCCTCCGGCGGCCCCGCCGCAGCAGTCGCCGCCCACCTGACCCCCGCCGACCTCGGCAGCGACCTCGCCGGCTCCCTGCGGCTCCCCGCCCACTACTGCGGCGTCTACGGCCTGCGCCCCACCCACGGACTCATCCCAGCCCGCGGCCACATCCCCCGACCGCCGGGATGGATCACCAGCAGCGACATGGTCACCCCCGGCCCCCTCGCCCGCCACCCCCGCGACCTGGACCTGCTCCTCGCCGCACTGACGACACCGACACCCGACGAGAACACCCCCTGGCGCGCCACGCTGCCCACGGCGCAGCGCCCGATCGGCCAACTCCGCGTGGCAGTGTGGGTCGACGAGGCGAGCTGCGCCGTCGACCGGAACACCGCCGACGCTGTCGCCGCCCTCGAAGGGACACTCGCCTCCGCCGGCGCCAGTGTCCACCGCGCCGCGGGGCCGGTCGGCTTCGCCGAATCCCTCCGCCTTTTCGAGCAACTCCTCCACGCCACCACGACGGCCGCCACCGACGACGCCGCAGGCGCGGCCGAACTCGCCGCCGCCCGCGACCTGCACCCGGACGACGCGAGCCCACGGGCCGCCATCCTCCGCCACCGCACGCAGACACACCGCGCCTGGCTTCGCGCCAACGAGGAGCGCCTCCGGCTTCAGCCGACGTGGCACCGGTTCTTCGCCAACGGCCAGTACGACGTCCTCATTACGCCCGCCGCTCCCACCGCGGCGATCCCGGCCGGGAGCCGTTCCCTCACGGTCGACGGCGCCGAACGGAGCTTCTTCGACCAGACCGGCTGGGCGAACCTCACCAGCCACGTCGGGCTGCCCAGCCTGGTCATGCCGATTGCGCACGGCGCCGACGGCCTCCCGATCGGTGTGCAGCTCGTAGGCCCGGCCTATGCGGACCGGACCTTGCTCGCGCTGGCAGAGCACCTGGCGCTCCTGCTCGAAGGGACGGCCGAGGGCGTCATCGCACCATAG